The stretch of DNA TCGACGGGGCGCCCGGTGagtttccctcttcacacaatGTAAAGTTTACATCACTTCTTGTGCAAATTAATTTTGAATATGTAATTACTGTGTTGTAAATATGCATCTGCACTGTATAAATTATACAAAGGGTGTGATTATGTAATTTATAGATTGTGATATAGGCCTAGTTGATTATTTCAAAATGGTATTGCTAGGTCTATGGTTTATTATGATACATTGCCCGATGGCTCATCAGAACAATCCAAGACAGAGGAACAGGGgacaatatgacaatatacTGGCTAACAATGGACTCTAGATGTCTTTGTGCTGAAGATCCCTCtgattatgtcttttttttaatctttaaatttcaatAACAAGGTCATAGCAATAGTGATCCAGTGTTTTGGTGTTAAATTATGCATATTCTCTCATTTTCCATATAAACGAGCATATTGCAAGAGCATATGTTTTTcatactgtcacatttttgtgtcagtgtgaacTTGACATTGTAATAATGTGTCACCTGGAAATTGAATTGTCCCCGCCATAACCCCGTGAAATCAACTTTCCCTTTCACTGCGTGTCCGGAATAAGCTATATAAAATCATGTTCTGAATAAAAGCGTATAGCAGTCTAATTTTATGTGGCCATGCTTGTGGGGAGTGTTGAGagacactgaaaaacactttgGCTCACCCGCTCCATCAGCAGGAAATACAGATCATCTTCACAATCTTGAGTCATtagctgttttcttttatgCGCACGGTTACATCAGAGTGTTTGACCTAAAGCCCTGCGTTATTTTCTATAATAAAGCTAATGAGTCACCAGGGGGAGGGCAGCTTCAACacataaaagtgtgtgtatgggtgacTGACACGCGGTTAGTGGCTTAATTTGGTAAAAGGGAGGAGGGTCTCAAGTCAGCTGTtggtctgcactgcaaaaaatatccccCCTTCACCTTTTTTAATCTTGTATTGAGTGTTATAATGTTATCTTCCTAAttcaagtgagaaaaaaattcactgTGGTCAGGAAGCAAACTGAACAAGCAATTATCTCCCATTTCCAttcactctaaaaaaaaaaacaaaaaaaaaacgagatcTTCAAATTCAATATTAAAGAAATGGAGagactgccttttttttttttttttttttttttttttttttgcagtgtgtttgcttCCCGGATCCTCCCAGCACTTTCTGGACACTTGTTTTTAGTGCCGACTCAACGTCTGGGAAATCGCTTTCCAGTATAAAAAACCACCGCCAGCAGGAATTAGATCAATTCGCCCGGAGGGTTCAGAGAGTCTGGGTCTTTTGTGCTGCCGGATCAACAGGTGACTTGGTGACTCATTGCGTAACGGTGATGTGCGTAATACTTGTCCCAAAGAGATAAACTTTTACCTCGTGAGGTTATTGCGCATATATTATCTAAGTGTGTAGACAGAGAAGTTAAAAGAGATACTTTCACAGAGAGTAGTTTTGTTTCACGGAAGGACTTGGACAGAtagctcagattttttttggtttttgaccTTCGGCACCTGCTCAGCTGGACATGGCAGAGGGAGACTTCTACACGATGGGAAGCCGGCAGCGGATTCCCAGGGATCCTTTCGCGGAACCGTCGTTCAGAGACCAGTCTCCGTTCAGGGATCAGCTCGCATCTCGCTTTATGGACGATGACTTTGGCATGTCCCCTTTCCCCGATGATATCTCTATGGACTGGCCAGGGTGGGCCCGGCCGGGCCGGCTAAGCACGCGCCTCAGCACCTCGCCTTTCACCAGCAGTTTACGCACAGGTTTCCCCCCGCGCCAGTCCACGGGCGGGCCCACGTTGTACACCAGCAGATACAATGAACCCTCCCGGAGCTCGCCCACGACCACCGGGGGGGAGCCCTGGAAAGTTTGCGTGAACGTCCACAGCTTCAAACCAGAGGAATTACACGTCAAAACGAAAGACGGCTTTGTAGAAGTGTCAGGTGAGAGAGCCGTGCTTGTTGTCACGGGTGGATAAACCCACCTAAACCCACATTTTTAGGCTGACATAAGACTTTATGATGTCATTTCATAATTTACACCACAGTGATGGTGTCAATTTGATGTGAGTATGACATTTTAAAGGGGGTGGGGCACTTTTTTAACTTATAAATGCAGGTCATAATCCAGCCACTTTAATTTCCACAGTGAAAACTTAACTTTAGAGTGTCCTACTCCAAAATAATACCACCACAGCAGCTTATAACACAACACTGTGTAACTATTAAAGGTATCACTTagaatcaatttttttttttttttttttctttggcaaaGTGTTCCATTTCAGCCCGAAAGCCTTTATACAGAGGGAAAGCATCATGTGACACATAAAAGTTGTTGACAAAACAACATACATAGATCAACACAGGcgtaatacatttaaaaatacacaaaacagtcACATGGTAAATCAACTGTCTGCTCCATAGGCCGCAGTCCAGCCAGATGAATGACCGGACCTAAATAACTCATGAGCAGACACAACATACAGCACCAGCTTCACCAAGATCCCTTTTATTATAGCTCAGAAGAGTGACCAGCTCTTTTAGTTTTAAATGGTTTAGAGCGAGTTCCCAGATTCAGTAGCATTATCTGGTCTCAGTAGCAATAAGTCCCAATATGGATGAGCTGGATAGATTTGGGAACAGTGACTTGCAGATTGGCAGGCAGATCCTCAAGCTTAGACACCTGTTTCAAATTCCTAGAGAATCACTCCCTCACCCATGAGCTACATTTAGATTTAAGGCAAGGCCCGTGACAACAGTCTCTGTTTACAATAAGACAAGCAATGTGCTGTCATTAACCACTGGACGGAATGTTCTGGGCTGACTCTATTATCCAGGGGTCCTCaggcagtttttattttttatttttttttattaccggTGTGACATTCTAGCTTGGTCGTTCGGTGCTAAATGGGAAtatctagtaaaaaaaaaaaatgctgctcaaAGGTCCTGCCTCGTGTCGGTTCTTCCAAAGGCAGACAAATGCCAGGGATACCCAGGACAGGAGAGggcacagaggagagcaggcCCCAGCGCTGGGCTTTTTATAAACACATTGTTGGTATGCCAGTTGGGTCATTCAATCAGCGCCATGGAGGGCCCGCCTGCCACAGCGACTCGACCTCGTTCTAAAAGCATGCCTGGGAGCGTGGTGCAGGCATGTACAAGGCACGCAGCGCAGACACAGGAAAGGGAGCACAGTGCATGCCTTCCC from Myripristis murdjan chromosome 9, fMyrMur1.1, whole genome shotgun sequence encodes:
- the hspb8 gene encoding heat shock protein beta-8 produces the protein MAEGDFYTMGSRQRIPRDPFAEPSFRDQSPFRDQLASRFMDDDFGMSPFPDDISMDWPGWARPGRLSTRLSTSPFTSSLRTGFPPRQSTGGPTLYTSRYNEPSRSSPTTTGGEPWKVCVNVHSFKPEELHVKTKDGFVEVSGKHEEKQEEGGIVTKNFTKKIQIPIDVDPLTVFASLSPEGVLIIEARQTPPYYLFSNEGSPGGEMHEAETPKPQEAPMV